A DNA window from Hordeum vulgare subsp. vulgare chromosome 1H, MorexV3_pseudomolecules_assembly, whole genome shotgun sequence contains the following coding sequences:
- the LOC123409142 gene encoding uncharacterized protein LOC123409142, giving the protein MGHFAGPSAFASADGAFWTACPHCCYTHSYPRLYVGRRLRCPTVTCRRVFSADELPSTPPIVPGADMYFCTWAFFPLGPPAVAEGWAPFTPFNPAPPPSPSPVPNPTAAIPGCAIPTRVRPTSRKKVGVCLKGRARVEAEQEEEEEEEKASTVANLKAGEEVQADWLTLGDNGGSSGITINETVDLSELGFRVDESGFLHEIP; this is encoded by the coding sequence ATGGGACATTTCGCCGGACCCTCCGCCTTCGCCTCCGCCGACGGGGCATTCTGGACCGCGTGCCCGCACTGCTGCTACACGCACTCCTACCCGCGCCTCTACGTCGGTCGCCGCCTCCGCTGCCCCACCGTCACTTGCCGCCGCGTCTTCTCCGCCGACGAGCTCCCCTCCACGCCGCCCATCGTCCCAGGCGCCGACATGTACTTCTGCACCTGGGCCTTCTTCCCGCTCGGTCCTCCTGCCGTCGCCGAAGGCTGGGCCCCGTTCACTCCTTTCAaccccgcgccccctccctccCCTTCCCCAGTCCCAAACCCTACCGCTGCCATTCCCGGCTGTGCCATTCCAACCCGCGTCAGACCCACCTCCAGGAAGAAAGTCGGTGTGTGCCTCAAGGGTAGGGCCCGCGTCGAGGCGGagcaggaagaggaagaagaggaggagaaggcatCCACCGTCGCCAATCTCAAGGCCGGAGAGGAGGTGCAGGCGGATTGGCTGACCCTTGGCGACAACGGCGGCAGCAGCGGAATCACCATCAACGAGACGGTGGATCTGAGCGAGCTGGGTTTCCGCGTTGACGAGTCGGGATTTCTCCATGAGATTCCGTGA